Proteins co-encoded in one Streptomyces sp. NBC_01283 genomic window:
- a CDS encoding cation:proton antiporter regulatory subunit, with protein sequence MSASRLSQTPLPGIGIRYDLTTREHRQLSVVAHRDGARTLSAYRADDPDECALSLRLSSGEADALIDALMPSHHSPNLLHTTDLGLVAERIEVAGSSHWNGRVLGETQMRTETGASIVAVLRRAEAIPSPAPDFRLAGGDTLIVIGTREGVESAAAILGRE encoded by the coding sequence GTGTCCGCTTCACGTCTCAGCCAGACGCCACTCCCAGGCATCGGCATCCGGTACGACCTGACCACCCGAGAACATCGCCAGCTCTCGGTCGTCGCGCACCGGGACGGTGCGCGCACCCTCAGCGCCTACCGTGCCGACGACCCCGACGAGTGCGCGCTCTCGCTACGGCTGAGTTCGGGCGAGGCGGACGCGCTGATCGACGCGCTGATGCCCTCGCACCACAGCCCGAACCTCCTGCACACCACCGACCTCGGCCTCGTCGCCGAGCGCATCGAGGTGGCGGGCTCCTCGCACTGGAACGGGCGGGTGCTCGGCGAGACGCAGATGCGCACCGAGACCGGTGCGTCCATCGTGGCCGTGCTGCGCAGGGCCGAGGCCATTCCGTCGCCCGCGCCGGACTTCCGCCTCGCGGGCGGGGACACGCTCATCGTGATCGGCACCCGCGAGGGTGTGGAGAGCGCCGCCGCGATACTCGGGCGGGAGTGA
- a CDS encoding ATP-dependent DNA ligase codes for MLLARLAHVSATVATTSARSQKIALLADLFRAAGPADAPIVIPYLAGRLPQGRLGIGWSLLKEPPPAAVEPTLTVQDTDSALTAIGAVSGQGSQGERKRLVRELMGAATEEEQRFLVGLLTGEVRQGALDAIAVEGLARATEAPAAAVRRAVMLAGAVTPVAEALLARGPSALDEFRLSVGRPVLPMLAHGATSVTEGVAKLGGPCAVEEKLDGIRVQVHRAGDDVRVYTRTLDDITDRLPELTRAAMELAGDSFILDGEVIAFDGDGRPRPFQEIAGRVGSRVDVTTAAAELPVSPVFFDALYAGGQDLLDLPFAERHAQLARLVPEPMRVRRAVVADPADEAEVATAEEFFADTLRRGHEGVVLKALDAPYIAGRRGASWLKVKPVHTLDLVVLAAEWGHGRRTGKLSNLHLGARRPDGTFAMLGKTFKGMTDAMLAWQTERLRELAVDDDGFVVTVRPELVVEIAYDGLQKSTRYPAGVTLRFARVVRYREDKSPTEADSVETVLAEREP; via the coding sequence ATGCTCCTAGCCCGCCTCGCCCACGTCTCGGCCACCGTGGCCACCACCTCCGCCCGCTCGCAGAAGATCGCCCTCCTCGCCGATCTCTTCCGCGCGGCCGGCCCCGCCGATGCGCCCATCGTCATTCCCTACCTCGCGGGCCGCCTGCCGCAGGGCAGGCTGGGCATCGGGTGGAGCCTGCTGAAGGAGCCGCCCCCGGCCGCCGTCGAGCCCACCCTCACCGTCCAGGACACGGACAGCGCCCTGACCGCCATCGGTGCCGTCTCCGGGCAGGGATCCCAGGGCGAACGCAAGCGGCTCGTGCGGGAGCTGATGGGTGCGGCCACCGAAGAGGAGCAGCGGTTCCTCGTCGGGCTGCTCACCGGGGAAGTCAGGCAGGGTGCGCTCGACGCCATCGCCGTGGAAGGGCTCGCCCGGGCGACCGAGGCTCCGGCGGCCGCCGTGCGCCGCGCGGTGATGCTGGCGGGAGCGGTGACTCCCGTCGCCGAGGCCCTGCTCGCGCGGGGGCCGAGTGCGCTCGACGAGTTCCGGCTCAGCGTCGGGCGGCCCGTGCTGCCGATGCTCGCGCACGGCGCCACGTCCGTCACCGAAGGCGTCGCCAAACTGGGCGGGCCGTGCGCCGTCGAGGAGAAGCTGGACGGCATCCGCGTCCAGGTGCACCGCGCCGGGGACGACGTGCGCGTCTACACCCGCACCCTCGACGACATCACCGACCGGCTGCCCGAACTCACCCGTGCCGCAATGGAGTTGGCGGGGGATTCCTTCATTCTCGACGGTGAGGTCATCGCGTTCGACGGTGACGGCAGACCCCGGCCCTTCCAGGAGATCGCCGGGCGGGTCGGATCCCGCGTCGACGTCACCACCGCCGCCGCCGAACTCCCCGTCTCCCCCGTCTTCTTCGACGCCCTGTACGCGGGAGGGCAGGATCTGCTCGATCTGCCGTTCGCCGAGCGGCACGCCCAGCTGGCGCGACTCGTCCCGGAGCCGATGCGGGTGCGGCGCGCCGTCGTCGCCGACCCCGCCGACGAGGCGGAGGTGGCCACCGCGGAGGAGTTCTTCGCCGACACCCTGCGCCGCGGCCACGAGGGCGTCGTGCTCAAGGCCCTCGACGCCCCGTACATCGCGGGGCGCCGCGGTGCGAGCTGGCTGAAGGTCAAGCCGGTGCACACCCTGGACCTCGTCGTCCTCGCCGCCGAGTGGGGGCACGGCCGGCGGACCGGCAAGCTCTCCAACCTCCATCTGGGCGCCCGGCGGCCGGACGGGACGTTCGCCATGCTCGGGAAGACCTTCAAGGGCATGACCGACGCGATGCTCGCCTGGCAGACAGAGCGGCTGCGGGAGCTCGCGGTCGACGACGACGGCTTCGTCGTGACCGTACGCCCGGAACTCGTCGTCGAGATCGCCTACGACGGGCTGCAGAAGTCCACCCGCTATCCGGCCGGCGTGACGCTCCGCTTCGCCCGGGTCGTCCGCTATCGGGAGGACAAGTCGCCCACGGAAGCCGATTCCGTCGAGACGGTGTTGGCGGAGCGCGAGCCATAG
- a CDS encoding SsgA family sporulation/cell division regulator has product MAVTLEQPARACLVTPEGRERVLPVTLRYAAADPLAVQIVFPPEASLDGAEVTWIFGRQLLEEGLRAPAGGGDVHIWPCGRARTVLEFHAPRGLALVQFDRVALRRFLLRTYAVVGAGREAARLDLDQDLARLLGGV; this is encoded by the coding sequence ATGGCCGTCACCCTTGAGCAGCCCGCCCGCGCCTGCCTGGTCACTCCCGAAGGGCGCGAGCGTGTGCTGCCCGTGACCTTGCGCTATGCGGCGGCCGACCCGCTGGCCGTCCAGATCGTCTTCCCGCCGGAGGCCTCCCTCGACGGGGCGGAAGTCACCTGGATCTTCGGCCGTCAGCTCCTGGAGGAGGGGCTCCGCGCCCCGGCGGGCGGCGGCGACGTGCACATCTGGCCGTGCGGCCGGGCGCGCACGGTGCTCGAGTTCCACGCGCCGCGGGGGCTGGCCCTCGTGCAGTTCGACAGGGTCGCGCTGCGGCGGTTCCTGCTCCGTACGTACGCCGTGGTGGGGGCGGGGCGCGAGGCCGCGCGGCTCGATCTGGACCAGGATCTCGCCCGGCTGCTCGGCGGGGTCTGA
- a CDS encoding D-alanyl-D-alanine carboxypeptidase family protein, translating into MVIRYLPRSSSVRTAALAAAALVLLPTPAAAATEEPTPPKPGPAYSSDLLDRPGVQVRPGAGAPAVPSDVSALSWVVADARSGEVLAAHDAHRQLPPASTLKSLFALTALPHLDAVARHRVTQGELAEVGDGSSLVGVEAGHSYTVADLWRGVFLSSGNDAVHVLANLNGGWQQTVRQMRAKARALGAQDTHVVSPDGYDAAGQVSSAYDLAVFGRAGLADPQFARYCSTSIAKFPNGNWSYPIQNTNRLLTGADGVARYPGLLGIKNGYTSNAGNTLISAAQRGGRTIVVSVMNPQVSGGYRVYEETRSLLDWGFKAAGHVRPVGSLIPESEKRGTAQGPAHAAELAAHATGSDGSDWTAILLVSAGSAALVAGAVVVIRRRSARAHRFSGRQ; encoded by the coding sequence ATGGTCATCAGGTACCTTCCGCGCTCCTCATCCGTCCGCACCGCGGCCCTCGCGGCAGCCGCTCTGGTCCTCCTGCCCACACCCGCCGCGGCGGCCACCGAGGAGCCCACGCCGCCCAAGCCGGGCCCCGCGTACTCCTCGGACCTCCTCGACCGTCCGGGCGTCCAGGTCCGGCCGGGCGCCGGGGCCCCTGCCGTGCCGAGCGACGTCTCCGCCCTCTCCTGGGTGGTGGCCGACGCCCGTTCGGGCGAAGTGCTCGCGGCCCATGACGCGCACCGTCAACTGCCGCCCGCCTCCACCCTGAAGTCGCTCTTCGCCCTGACGGCCCTGCCCCATCTGGACGCGGTCGCCCGGCACCGGGTCACCCAGGGCGAGCTCGCCGAGGTCGGGGACGGCAGCAGCCTGGTGGGGGTCGAGGCGGGCCACAGCTACACCGTCGCCGACCTGTGGCGCGGCGTGTTCCTCAGTTCCGGCAACGACGCCGTGCACGTGCTGGCCAACCTGAACGGCGGCTGGCAGCAGACCGTCCGTCAGATGCGTGCCAAGGCACGCGCCTTGGGCGCCCAGGACACCCATGTGGTCTCCCCCGATGGATACGACGCCGCTGGGCAGGTGTCATCGGCGTACGACCTGGCGGTCTTCGGCCGGGCGGGGCTCGCGGACCCGCAGTTCGCCCGCTACTGCTCGACGTCGATCGCCAAGTTCCCGAACGGCAACTGGTCCTACCCCATCCAGAACACCAACCGGCTCCTCACCGGAGCGGACGGCGTGGCACGTTACCCCGGCCTGCTGGGCATCAAGAACGGCTACACCAGCAACGCGGGCAACACGCTCATCAGCGCGGCGCAGCGCGGCGGCCGCACCATCGTCGTATCGGTGATGAACCCGCAGGTGAGCGGCGGCTACCGCGTCTACGAGGAGACCAGGTCACTCCTCGACTGGGGGTTCAAGGCGGCGGGGCACGTCAGACCGGTGGGTTCACTGATCCCCGAGAGCGAGAAGCGGGGCACGGCGCAGGGGCCCGCGCACGCCGCCGAGCTCGCCGCCCACGCGACCGGCAGCGACGGCTCGGACTGGACCGCGATCCTTCTCGTCAGTGCTGGTTCGGCGGCTCTGGTGGCGGGTGCGGTGGTGGTGATCCGGCGGCGGTCGGCTCGCGCCCACCGCTTCTCGGGGCGCCAGTAG
- a CDS encoding restriction endonuclease: MTARRGRRTALRKRRGRSWKRWKPWVVCGAVLLLELILIWSPLRPFAAGGLLLGIVGAVLWWLWRTDRMARDRDRAWREEDAVRAGLRSLARADAMTGTEFEDLVAGLCRRDGCADVRRVGGAGDNGVDVTGRLPDGRSMIIQCKRYAPHRAVAGWDLRDLLGSRVHFGADLAICVTTARFSRPAQAFAEQNGIATLHRDHVGLWNSGAALGSLLGVSDAGQGDVRHRARWKKTYG, translated from the coding sequence ATGACCGCTCGGCGGGGACGGCGCACGGCGCTGCGGAAGCGGCGCGGGAGGTCCTGGAAGCGGTGGAAGCCGTGGGTGGTGTGCGGCGCCGTCCTGCTCCTGGAGCTGATCCTGATCTGGTCGCCCCTCCGGCCCTTCGCGGCAGGGGGTTTGCTCCTCGGCATCGTCGGGGCCGTGCTGTGGTGGCTGTGGCGCACGGACCGCATGGCGCGCGACCGCGATCGCGCGTGGCGGGAGGAGGACGCGGTGCGGGCGGGGCTCCGGTCGCTCGCGCGGGCGGACGCGATGACCGGCACCGAGTTCGAGGACCTGGTCGCCGGGCTGTGCCGCAGGGACGGCTGCGCCGACGTCCGCAGGGTCGGCGGGGCGGGGGACAACGGCGTCGACGTGACCGGGCGGCTCCCGGACGGCCGGAGCATGATCATCCAGTGCAAGCGGTACGCGCCGCACCGCGCCGTCGCGGGCTGGGACCTGCGCGATCTCCTGGGCTCCCGCGTGCACTTCGGGGCCGACCTGGCGATCTGTGTGACCACCGCGCGGTTCAGCCGCCCAGCTCAGGCCTTCGCGGAGCAGAACGGCATCGCCACCCTGCACCGCGACCACGTGGGCCTGTGGAACAGCGGGGCCGCACTCGGCTCGCTGCTCGGCGTGAGCGACGCGGGCCAGGGTGATGTCCGGCACCGGGCGCGCTGGAAGAAGACGTACGGATAG
- a CDS encoding NAD(P)H-binding protein has product MIVVTGATGNVGRPLVRALVAAGEQVTTVSRGTAAPDAPEGVRHRQADVGDPVGLEPALEGADALFLLTSGELMLGGGNVDGALEAARSCGVRRVVLLSSQGVGSLRHPPQFESAVKGSGLEWTVLRPAGFGSNAFQWAESVRERREVTAPFGDVALPVVDPADIAEVAATVLRAGGHGGATYELTGPVPVSPRQQAAAIGHVLGEPVRFVEQSPAEARAQMVRFMPEQVVDSTLALLGTPYPEEQRVSPDVERVLGRPPRAFAEWAARNTPAFK; this is encoded by the coding sequence ATGATCGTGGTGACCGGAGCTACGGGCAATGTCGGCAGGCCTCTCGTACGGGCCCTCGTCGCGGCAGGTGAACAGGTCACGACCGTGTCACGCGGGACAGCGGCACCTGATGCCCCGGAGGGAGTACGACATCGGCAGGCCGATGTGGGCGACCCGGTCGGCCTCGAGCCGGCACTCGAAGGGGCCGACGCACTGTTCCTGCTGACCTCCGGCGAGCTGATGCTCGGCGGCGGAAACGTGGACGGCGCCCTCGAAGCCGCGCGGTCCTGTGGTGTCCGGCGGGTCGTCCTGCTGTCCTCGCAGGGCGTCGGATCGCTGCGGCACCCTCCGCAGTTCGAGAGCGCCGTCAAGGGGTCGGGCCTGGAGTGGACGGTGCTGCGCCCGGCAGGCTTCGGTTCCAACGCCTTCCAGTGGGCCGAATCGGTCCGGGAACGGCGGGAGGTGACCGCGCCGTTCGGGGACGTCGCGCTGCCGGTCGTCGATCCGGCCGACATCGCGGAGGTCGCGGCCACCGTGCTGCGCGCCGGCGGCCACGGCGGCGCCACGTACGAATTGACCGGGCCGGTGCCCGTCTCGCCCCGGCAGCAGGCGGCGGCGATCGGGCACGTGCTGGGCGAGCCGGTGCGTTTTGTCGAGCAGAGCCCTGCGGAGGCGCGGGCCCAGATGGTGCGGTTCATGCCCGAGCAGGTCGTGGACTCCACCCTCGCTCTCCTGGGCACGCCGTACCCCGAGGAGCAGCGGGTGAGCCCCGACGTCGAGCGCGTCCTCGGGCGTCCGCCCCGCGCGTTCGCCGAGTGGGCTGCCCGGAACACGCCCGCCTTCAAGTAG
- a CDS encoding NAD(P)H-dependent oxidoreductase, producing MNEAAPQQPKKILVVSAHPEPRSLNASLAAFAVDELRAAGHEVRVSDLYAMKWKATVDADDFPGHTADRRLHVMAASERDTLADRLSPDIAAEQEKVRWADAVILQFPLWWFSPPAILKGWIDRVFTSGFGYGPKVPPPYSEGILAGRRALVSVTLGARESSFSDRGIHGQLTDVLYPVQHGLFWFTGMAPLEPFAVYSANELPEDQFAAAKREYARRLDGLFTDDPIPFRSLVGGDYDHGMRLLPDVEAPGTTGLGLHVRPRD from the coding sequence ATGAACGAAGCCGCTCCGCAGCAGCCGAAGAAGATCCTCGTCGTCAGCGCCCATCCGGAACCCCGCTCGCTCAACGCGTCGCTCGCCGCCTTCGCGGTCGACGAGCTGCGCGCGGCCGGGCACGAGGTGCGGGTGTCCGACCTCTACGCGATGAAGTGGAAGGCGACGGTGGACGCCGACGACTTCCCCGGCCACACCGCGGACCGGCGTCTGCACGTGATGGCCGCATCCGAGCGGGACACCCTGGCCGACCGTCTCTCGCCCGACATCGCGGCGGAGCAGGAGAAGGTGCGCTGGGCGGACGCGGTGATCCTGCAGTTCCCGCTGTGGTGGTTCTCGCCGCCCGCGATCCTGAAGGGCTGGATCGACCGCGTCTTCACCAGCGGCTTCGGCTACGGACCGAAGGTCCCACCGCCCTACAGCGAGGGCATCCTGGCGGGGCGGCGTGCGCTGGTGTCGGTGACGCTCGGCGCCCGGGAGTCGTCGTTCTCCGACCGGGGCATCCACGGGCAGCTGACGGACGTCCTGTATCCCGTGCAGCACGGTCTGTTCTGGTTCACCGGCATGGCGCCCCTGGAACCCTTCGCGGTGTACTCGGCGAACGAGCTGCCGGAGGATCAGTTCGCCGCGGCCAAACGGGAGTACGCGCGCCGCCTCGACGGTCTCTTCACCGACGATCCGATCCCGTTCCGCTCGCTCGTCGGCGGCGACTACGACCACGGGATGCGGCTGCTGCCCGACGTGGAGGCACCCGGGACGACGGGCCTGGGTCTCCACGTCAGGCCGCGCGACTGA
- a CDS encoding helix-turn-helix domain-containing protein produces MDGADQMTNSDGIGDTRRALGGFLRARRGRVAPEHVGIAGGRRRRVRGLRREELAQLAGISVDYYVRLEQGRATQPSPEVLDALARALGLDAAERGHLTTLAAARREPAPTARVSPMLGRIMDSMAELPAFATDHRLEVVAWNGLGSELIGGLAEPRRRDRNNARFLFLDPASRAVHPEWEDRAAEAVGQLRVAAGRYPDDTELTALITELAADSADFRRIWDSGEVVMCAAGRKRLRHPAAGLLTLDFETLHVPAAPGETGLVVHVFSAEKGSAEADALAALDRKLSECSA; encoded by the coding sequence ATGGACGGCGCGGACCAGATGACGAACAGTGACGGGATCGGCGACACCCGGAGGGCACTCGGCGGTTTTCTGCGCGCCCGCCGGGGGCGCGTCGCGCCGGAACACGTAGGCATCGCCGGTGGCCGTCGCCGCCGGGTGCGCGGACTGCGCCGCGAGGAGTTGGCCCAGCTCGCCGGGATCAGCGTGGACTACTACGTACGTCTCGAACAGGGCCGGGCCACCCAGCCGTCCCCCGAGGTGCTCGACGCGCTCGCCCGGGCGCTGGGCCTCGACGCGGCGGAGCGCGGGCACCTGACCACCCTTGCCGCCGCCCGGCGCGAGCCCGCGCCCACGGCCCGGGTCAGCCCCATGCTGGGGCGCATCATGGACTCCATGGCCGAGCTCCCGGCCTTCGCGACGGACCACCGCCTCGAGGTGGTCGCCTGGAACGGCCTCGGTTCCGAGCTGATCGGAGGCCTGGCCGAGCCGCGGCGCCGCGACCGGAACAACGCGCGGTTCCTCTTCCTCGACCCCGCCTCACGCGCCGTCCACCCCGAGTGGGAGGACAGGGCGGCGGAGGCCGTGGGCCAGCTGCGGGTGGCGGCGGGGCGTTACCCCGACGACACGGAGCTGACCGCGCTCATCACCGAGCTGGCCGCGGACAGCGCCGACTTCCGGCGCATCTGGGACAGCGGCGAGGTCGTGATGTGCGCGGCGGGCCGCAAGCGCCTGCGGCACCCGGCGGCCGGGCTGCTCACCCTGGACTTCGAGACCCTGCACGTGCCGGCCGCGCCCGGTGAGACGGGCCTGGTGGTGCATGTGTTCAGCGCCGAGAAGGGCAGTGCGGAGGCCGACGCGCTCGCGGCACTCGACCGGAAGCTTTCGGAGTGTTCCGCCTAG
- a CDS encoding TetR/AcrR family transcriptional regulator — MAKTDTNTPRERYRTQVRAEVKEHAWEQIATAGASALSLNAIAKQMGMSGPALYRYFAGRDELITELIRDAYRSLADTVQAASADGADLAGLAHVLRRWALEHPQRYFLIYGTPVPGYHAPEDITGISSEIMATLLDACAQLVPDSPATPFGAHLEDHREWAQGHPAPPAALHRAVSFWTRMHGVLSLELSGHFSGMGFDPAQLFAAELDDLLAGS, encoded by the coding sequence ATGGCGAAGACGGACACGAACACCCCGCGCGAGCGCTATCGCACCCAGGTGCGTGCCGAGGTCAAGGAACATGCGTGGGAGCAGATCGCCACGGCGGGCGCGTCCGCGCTCTCGCTCAACGCGATCGCCAAGCAGATGGGCATGAGCGGCCCCGCGCTCTACCGCTACTTCGCCGGCCGCGACGAGCTGATCACCGAGCTGATCCGGGACGCGTACCGAAGCCTCGCCGACACCGTGCAGGCGGCATCGGCCGACGGCGCCGACCTGGCCGGCCTCGCGCACGTCCTGCGCCGCTGGGCCCTGGAACACCCCCAGCGGTACTTCCTCATCTACGGCACCCCGGTCCCCGGCTATCACGCGCCCGAGGACATCACCGGCATCTCGTCCGAGATCATGGCCACCCTGCTGGACGCCTGCGCGCAGCTCGTACCGGACAGCCCAGCGACACCGTTCGGCGCCCACCTGGAAGACCACCGGGAGTGGGCGCAGGGCCACCCCGCCCCGCCCGCGGCCCTCCACCGGGCCGTGTCCTTCTGGACCCGGATGCACGGCGTGCTGTCCCTGGAACTGTCGGGCCACTTCAGCGGAATGGGCTTCGACCCTGCCCAGCTCTTCGCGGCCGAACTCGACGATCTGCTGGCCGGGTCCTAG
- a CDS encoding SRPBCC family protein, whose translation MPAIRSTSVRSGSVRAALFVVPLAVAGVLGTAAIPAGAAPQPGHGKSLTCRGEGVDPKAVVRHGTETVIHAPLSTIWKLQTDVERWPSWQSPVTSVERLDHDPFRKGSAFRWTTPIPPNPATPATSLDITSTVKQLKRNACIRWTGPAIGEGLRIEGVHVWTFTKVKGGVLVRTEETHAGDQVEANIPAATEILAQGLEGWVGALKTTAEARAGHHH comes from the coding sequence ATGCCCGCGATCCGCAGCACCAGTGTCCGCAGCGGCAGCGTCCGCGCCGCCCTGTTCGTCGTCCCGCTCGCCGTCGCCGGCGTCCTCGGCACCGCAGCAATACCGGCCGGGGCCGCCCCGCAGCCCGGCCACGGCAAGTCCCTCACCTGTCGGGGAGAGGGCGTCGACCCCAAGGCCGTCGTCCGCCACGGGACCGAGACCGTGATCCACGCGCCGCTGAGCACGATCTGGAAGCTGCAGACGGATGTGGAGCGCTGGCCCTCCTGGCAGAGCCCGGTCACTTCCGTGGAACGCCTGGACCATGACCCCTTCCGCAAGGGCTCGGCGTTCCGCTGGACGACGCCGATCCCGCCCAACCCGGCGACCCCCGCCACCAGCCTGGACATCACTTCCACCGTCAAGCAGCTCAAGCGCAACGCGTGCATCCGCTGGACCGGCCCGGCGATCGGTGAGGGCCTGCGCATCGAGGGCGTCCACGTGTGGACCTTCACCAAGGTCAAGGGCGGCGTCCTCGTCCGTACCGAGGAGACCCACGCCGGGGATCAGGTCGAGGCGAACATTCCCGCCGCCACCGAGATCCTTGCCCAGGGCCTCGAAGGGTGGGTGGGAGCACTGAAGACCACGGCGGAAGCCCGCGCCGGCCACCACCACTGA
- a CDS encoding glutathione peroxidase, translating into MSVYEDAEIGALQGGSADLGQYLGKAVLIVNVASKCGLTPQYAGLERLQEQYAARGFTVLGVPCNQFMGQEPGTSDEIAEFCSATYGVTFPMTEKVDVNGADRHPLYKHLVDAADAEGHTGDIRWNFEKFLTNASGDVVARFSPQTEPDAPEVIAAIEANLPK; encoded by the coding sequence ATGTCTGTTTACGAAGATGCAGAGATCGGCGCCCTACAGGGCGGCTCGGCGGACCTGGGCCAGTACCTGGGCAAGGCCGTCCTGATCGTCAATGTCGCCTCCAAGTGCGGGCTCACCCCGCAGTACGCGGGCCTTGAGCGCCTGCAGGAGCAGTACGCGGCCCGTGGCTTCACGGTCCTCGGGGTGCCCTGCAACCAGTTCATGGGCCAGGAGCCCGGTACGTCCGACGAGATCGCCGAGTTCTGTTCGGCGACGTACGGCGTGACCTTCCCGATGACCGAGAAGGTCGACGTGAACGGCGCCGACCGGCACCCGCTTTACAAGCATCTGGTGGACGCGGCGGACGCCGAGGGGCACACCGGTGACATCCGCTGGAACTTCGAGAAGTTCCTGACGAACGCCAGTGGCGACGTGGTGGCCCGGTTCTCGCCGCAGACCGAGCCGGACGCTCCCGAGGTCATCGCCGCGATCGAGGCGAACCTGCCGAAGTAA
- a CDS encoding ABC transporter permease — protein MRDLAAQALLPVNATLGVALLVLLLAAAAAAAVFRLSPDGSYGRAREILVAGARATVQLGVVSLVIGWVIHHVGALLAFLLLMFAVAARTAGRRITANGTWWWAALPVAAPVVPVVAGLALAGLLPVDGIAMIPVTGILIGGALTATALGGRRALDELHSRRGEFEAGLALGLLARDARLEVIRPSASDALLPGLDQTRTVGLVTLPGAFVGMLLGGASPVLAGAVQLFVLFALMAVQTIAVAMTVELVAYGHLNRTGPE, from the coding sequence GTGCGCGATCTCGCTGCTCAGGCCCTGCTTCCGGTCAACGCGACGCTCGGCGTGGCGCTCCTCGTGCTGCTGCTCGCCGCGGCCGCCGCGGCGGCCGTGTTCCGTCTCTCCCCCGACGGCTCGTACGGCAGGGCGCGGGAGATCCTCGTGGCCGGGGCGCGGGCGACCGTGCAGCTGGGCGTGGTGTCCCTGGTGATCGGCTGGGTGATCCACCACGTCGGGGCGCTTCTCGCCTTCCTGCTCCTGATGTTCGCCGTCGCCGCGCGTACGGCGGGGCGCCGCATCACCGCCAACGGCACCTGGTGGTGGGCGGCGCTGCCGGTCGCGGCCCCGGTCGTCCCGGTGGTGGCGGGACTGGCCCTGGCCGGTCTGCTGCCGGTGGACGGCATCGCCATGATCCCCGTGACGGGCATCCTGATCGGCGGCGCACTGACCGCGACGGCGCTCGGCGGGCGCCGCGCCCTGGATGAACTCCACTCCCGCAGGGGCGAGTTCGAGGCGGGACTGGCCCTCGGCCTCCTTGCCAGGGACGCCCGCCTGGAGGTCATACGCCCCTCCGCGTCCGACGCCCTGCTCCCCGGACTCGACCAGACCCGCACGGTGGGCCTGGTCACCCTGCCCGGAGCTTTCGTCGGCATGCTCCTGGGCGGCGCGTCCCCCGTCCTCGCGGGCGCGGTACAGCTGTTCGTCCTGTTCGCCCTGATGGCGGTCCAGACGATCGCGGTGGCGATGACGGTGGAGCTGGTGGCCTACGGCCACTTGAACCGGACGGGGCCGGAGTGA
- a CDS encoding S-(hydroxymethyl)mycothiol dehydrogenase, which translates to MAQQVQGVVARAKGEPVRIETIVVPDPGPGEAVVKVQACGVCHTDLHYREGGINDDFPFLLGHEAAGIVESVGDGVTEVAPGDYVILNWRAVCGQCRACKRGRPQYCFDTHNAKQKMTLLDGTELSPALGIGAFAEKTLVAAGQCTKVDPAASPAAAGLLGCGVMAGIGAAINTGNVGRGDSVAVIGCGGVGNAAVVGARLAGAAKIIAVDIDDKKLATAKSLGATHTVNSRSADPIEAVRELTDGNGADVVIEAVGRPETYEQAFYARDLAGTVVLVGVPTPEMRIDLPLLDVFGRGGALKSSWYGDCLPSRDFPMLIDLYQQGRLDLDAFVTETIELADVEKAFERMHHGDVLRSVVVF; encoded by the coding sequence ATGGCGCAGCAGGTACAGGGCGTGGTCGCGCGCGCGAAGGGCGAGCCGGTACGGATCGAGACGATCGTCGTGCCGGACCCGGGGCCCGGGGAAGCCGTGGTGAAGGTGCAGGCCTGCGGGGTCTGTCATACCGACCTGCACTACCGCGAGGGCGGCATCAACGACGACTTCCCCTTCCTCCTCGGCCATGAGGCGGCGGGCATCGTGGAGTCGGTCGGCGACGGCGTCACGGAGGTCGCGCCCGGCGACTACGTGATCCTCAACTGGCGTGCGGTGTGCGGCCAGTGCCGCGCGTGCAAGCGCGGCCGCCCCCAGTACTGCTTCGACACGCACAACGCCAAGCAGAAGATGACCCTCCTGGACGGCACCGAGCTCTCGCCCGCCCTCGGTATCGGTGCCTTCGCGGAGAAGACCCTCGTCGCCGCCGGGCAGTGCACCAAGGTCGACCCGGCCGCCTCGCCCGCCGCCGCGGGTCTCCTCGGCTGCGGAGTCATGGCCGGCATCGGCGCCGCCATCAACACCGGCAACGTGGGCCGCGGCGACTCGGTCGCCGTCATCGGCTGCGGCGGCGTCGGCAACGCGGCGGTCGTGGGCGCGCGGCTCGCCGGAGCCGCGAAGATCATCGCCGTCGACATCGACGACAAGAAGCTGGCGACCGCGAAGAGCCTCGGCGCCACGCACACCGTCAACTCCCGTTCGGCGGACCCGATCGAGGCGGTCCGCGAGCTGACCGACGGCAACGGAGCCGACGTCGTCATCGAGGCGGTCGGCCGCCCGGAGACGTATGAACAGGCCTTCTACGCCCGTGACTTGGCGGGCACGGTCGTCCTGGTCGGCGTGCCGACACCGGAGATGCGCATCGATCTGCCACTGCTCGACGTCTTCGGGCGCGGCGGCGCGCTCAAGTCGAGCTGGTACGGCGACTGCCTGCCCTCCCGCGACTTCCCGATGCTGATCGACCTCTACCAGCAGGGGAGGCTCGACCTGGACGCGTTCGTCACGGAGACGATCGAGCTCGCCGACGTGGAGAAGGCGTTCGAGCGGATGCACCACGGGGATGTCCTGCGTTCGGTGGTGGTCTTCTGA